In Fervidobacterium nodosum Rt17-B1, one genomic interval encodes:
- the flhA gene encoding flagellar biosynthesis protein FlhA → MKADIAVALLIVSIIFLMIIPIPNFLLDFFQLLNISISLVLLFSTMYIKNTLELASFPTLLLIITIFRLALNVASTRAILLQGPKFGGKVILTFGNFVVGGNYVVGIVVFLILVIIQFIVITRGSERIAEVAARFTLDAMPGKQMSVDADLNAGLITEEEARRRREQIRREADFYGAMDGASKFVRGDAIASIIITIVNSLGGIIIGILMHKMGIGDAAQKFLLYTVGDGLVSQLPALMVSTATGIIVSRSAAEDNLGMELIKELAGEKKVIILTGSVIMFLGVVTPLPTLTSLLIGGLFLAVGLLIRGKELEQPQIVGAGTAPGMVQGPAPSVPAGPILSTPEEVSEVIQSDTVEINIGYGLLPLADLSQGGDMLERLTMIRRQLAQELGLVLSPIRVRDSVILKPNEYAIFIRGAEVSRYELVPNRLLAINPGFVTERIAGIEVKEPAFGLQAFWIDESKKDEAIQKGFTVVDAPTVFATHVTEILRKYAPELLGNREFQLLVDGLRNKFDKLVDDVFNVIKPSAVKRVLQELLREGVSIRNLPYIFELILDNADKARDVETLVEYVRRGLKRQIASKLLAMDKQIHAIALDSELEQTLTESISESEEGKYISINPQIMRELIEKISIELEALMRKGYIPILVVSGTIRPYISRMVVRFIPGVTIISFEEIPEDINLSIEGVVRL, encoded by the coding sequence ATGAAGGCAGATATAGCTGTTGCATTGTTGATAGTTTCAATTATATTTTTAATGATTATTCCAATTCCAAATTTTTTACTTGATTTCTTTCAGCTTCTCAATATTTCAATATCTCTTGTGTTGCTTTTTTCTACAATGTACATTAAAAATACACTTGAACTTGCCTCTTTTCCAACGTTACTTTTAATAATAACAATTTTTAGACTAGCATTGAACGTCGCATCGACAAGGGCAATACTTCTTCAGGGACCAAAATTCGGTGGAAAAGTAATTCTCACATTTGGAAACTTTGTTGTCGGTGGTAATTATGTTGTAGGTATAGTAGTATTCTTGATTCTTGTAATTATCCAATTTATAGTCATAACAAGAGGTTCAGAACGTATTGCGGAAGTTGCAGCACGTTTTACATTAGATGCAATGCCTGGTAAACAGATGAGTGTTGACGCAGATTTGAATGCAGGACTTATTACAGAAGAAGAGGCACGAAGAAGAAGAGAACAAATAAGAAGGGAAGCAGACTTTTACGGTGCAATGGATGGTGCTTCAAAATTTGTTCGTGGAGATGCTATAGCAAGTATAATAATAACAATTGTCAACAGCCTTGGTGGTATAATAATAGGTATACTTATGCACAAAATGGGAATAGGAGATGCTGCTCAAAAGTTTTTACTTTACACCGTAGGTGATGGGCTTGTAAGTCAGTTGCCAGCTCTTATGGTCTCTACAGCAACTGGAATAATTGTTTCCAGAAGTGCAGCAGAAGACAACCTTGGAATGGAACTAATTAAAGAATTAGCAGGTGAAAAGAAGGTTATAATACTTACTGGAAGCGTTATAATGTTCCTTGGAGTAGTAACTCCGCTCCCAACATTAACAAGTTTACTAATCGGAGGTCTTTTTTTAGCCGTTGGTTTATTAATCAGAGGAAAAGAGTTAGAGCAGCCACAGATAGTTGGCGCTGGTACTGCTCCTGGTATGGTTCAGGGGCCTGCTCCTTCGGTACCAGCGGGACCTATTCTTTCAACACCAGAAGAAGTATCCGAAGTGATACAGTCAGATACTGTTGAAATAAATATTGGATACGGATTATTACCACTTGCTGATTTATCTCAAGGCGGCGATATGTTAGAAAGGCTTACAATGATACGAAGACAATTAGCTCAGGAACTTGGACTTGTTCTTTCACCTATAAGAGTCAGAGATAGCGTTATTTTAAAGCCTAATGAATATGCAATCTTTATAAGAGGAGCGGAAGTTTCAAGATACGAATTGGTGCCAAATCGTCTTCTTGCAATAAACCCGGGTTTTGTTACCGAAAGGATTGCTGGTATAGAGGTTAAAGAACCTGCATTTGGTTTGCAAGCTTTTTGGATAGACGAGAGTAAAAAAGATGAGGCAATACAAAAAGGCTTTACAGTAGTTGACGCTCCAACGGTTTTTGCAACACACGTAACAGAAATACTTAGAAAATACGCTCCTGAACTCCTTGGGAATAGAGAATTCCAATTACTTGTTGATGGATTAAGAAACAAGTTCGATAAACTTGTTGATGATGTTTTCAATGTTATAAAACCGTCAGCTGTGAAAAGAGTGCTTCAAGAATTGCTTAGAGAAGGGGTTTCCATAAGAAATTTACCTTACATATTTGAATTAATACTTGATAATGCTGACAAAGCAAGAGATGTTGAAACATTGGTTGAGTATGTTAGAAGGGGTTTAAAAAGGCAAATTGCTTCAAAGCTTCTTGCTATGGATAAACAAATTCACGCGATAGCTTTAGACAGTGAGTTAGAACAAACTCTAACAGAATCAATTTCGGAGAGTGAAGAAGGAAAATACATAAGCATAAACCCTCAGATTATGAGAGAGTTAATTGAAAAGATATCAATAGAGTTGGAGGCACTTATGAGAAAGGGGTATATTCCAATACTTGTTGTATCTGGTACAATTAGACCTTACATTTCTAGAATGGTTGTTCGGTTTATTCCTGGAGTAACAATCATTTCTTTCGAAGAAATTCCGGAAGATATTAACCTTTCAATTGAAGGTGTGGTGAGGTTATGA
- the flhF gene encoding flagellar biosynthesis protein FlhF — MIVKKYVVTDIKEAFEKIRVELGKDAVILSTRKIKKGGFLGIGAKTYIEVTAATSDKKEQQSEEKGQIYKLQEILSKSKTNNPQNVEEISEIKKMMVELKSMISSQRTNEPQWVESFRKALKKQDIDDEISDKLIEYSKMKYQELDFSNENTRLILSEMFLPFINTSVPDLKGRVLFAGPTGVGKTTTLAKLAAKLKLSEKKRVAVITLDTYRIAAVDQLKTYAMLLDVPIRVAYTPKEAKLEVEALSDYDVILIDTAGRSQKNDLHMSEIKAMSEIVSPDFTFLVIGMQYRSEDVKEVLTKFSMISPTHVILSKMDETSALGHFVNVPNFLKAPIAFITNGQRVPDDILEANNRELAVLLSREVLKYAKSS; from the coding sequence ATGATTGTAAAAAAATACGTGGTTACTGATATTAAAGAGGCGTTTGAAAAAATCAGAGTTGAACTTGGAAAAGATGCTGTGATACTCAGTACAAGGAAAATTAAAAAAGGTGGTTTTTTAGGAATAGGTGCAAAAACCTATATAGAAGTTACTGCAGCAACCTCAGATAAAAAAGAACAACAATCTGAGGAAAAAGGTCAAATTTACAAGCTCCAGGAAATACTATCAAAGAGTAAGACAAATAACCCTCAAAATGTTGAAGAAATAAGTGAAATTAAGAAAATGATGGTAGAGTTAAAATCAATGATTTCATCGCAGAGAACAAACGAACCTCAATGGGTTGAAAGTTTCAGGAAAGCACTTAAAAAACAAGATATCGATGATGAAATCTCAGATAAGCTTATCGAGTACTCAAAGATGAAATATCAAGAATTAGACTTTTCTAATGAAAATACAAGATTGATATTATCTGAAATGTTTTTACCTTTCATAAACACGTCTGTTCCTGACTTAAAAGGAAGAGTGTTATTCGCTGGTCCAACAGGTGTTGGTAAAACAACAACGCTTGCCAAGCTTGCTGCAAAATTGAAGCTTTCTGAAAAGAAAAGAGTAGCGGTTATAACATTAGATACTTACAGGATAGCAGCTGTTGATCAACTCAAGACTTATGCAATGCTTTTAGATGTTCCCATAAGAGTGGCATATACACCTAAAGAGGCAAAACTTGAAGTTGAAGCTCTTTCTGATTATGATGTTATTTTAATTGATACTGCTGGTAGGAGTCAAAAAAATGACCTACATATGTCAGAAATAAAGGCAATGTCTGAGATTGTAAGCCCCGATTTCACGTTTTTAGTAATTGGAATGCAGTATAGAAGTGAGGATGTTAAAGAAGTGCTTACAAAATTTTCGATGATTTCCCCAACGCATGTTATCCTTTCAAAAATGGACGAAACATCGGCATTAGGTCACTTTGTAAATGTTCCGAATTTTTTGAAAGCGCCT